The DNA sequence CCACCCCGGCCCCGACGCCGACCTCGACGTCCTTGGTGGTCATCACCAGTCAGGACTGATGCAACCGTGGTGCGGCCGGCACCGTCTGGTGGGCATGCGCGGAGTTCTGTGGCTCGTGGCGGTCCTGGTCCTCGCCGCCGGATGTGGTGGCGCCGGGGAGGGCCCGGGGTGCCCGGCGATCGGCGTCCGGGTCGGCGTCGGCCTGACGGTCCCGCCCGCGGCCGGGATCTCGCGCGCCACCTTGGAAGCGTGCTGGCACGGCCGGTGCGTGACGCGCCCGGCCGACCTCATGCCCGGCACCGCGGCGGGCAGCACGACCTGCGCGACCGGCGTCTGCTCCGCCCAGCAGACCGCGACGGGCGGGCTTCAGGGCTTCGTCGATCTCCCGGGCCTGCCCGCCGAGCCGATCCGGGTCACCGTGCGGTTCGACGACGGGCGGCCGCACACCACCGACGTGACGCCCGCCTGGGTCGAGCCGGGCGGCCCCGCGTGCGGACAGGCGGGGCCGCAAGCGCAGCTCGTGGTCGGGGCCGACCGCGAGATCCGGCCGAAGTAGCGCTCAGCCGACGTCGCGGCGGCGCCAGCCGGCCAGGCCCGCGCCCAGCGCGACGGCCGCGACCACCAGGAGCCAGACGAGCGGCGTCGCCACGAACTCCTGGCCCGGGAGCTTCGGCGGGTGCTGGAACGGCGAGACGTCCAGCGCGCCCTGCGGCAGGTTGACGATCGGGCCGAACAGGCTGATCAGCAGGGCCAAGGCCCCGACGCCCCACGCCGCGGCCGAGTAGGCCGGCCGCAGCCCGAAGAGCGTCACCGCCAGCGCGATCACCACCCACGTCGCGGGCAGCTGGACCAGCATCCCGCTCAGCATGTCGCCGACCGAGCCGCCGACGTCGTGCGTGCGCAACCCGTTGGCCAGCCCCAGGAACAGACCGCCGGCCAGCAGCAGCAACGCCGTGCCGAAGAACGCGAACAGCAGGTGGCCGCCCGCCCAGCGCAGCCGGCCGACGCTGGTCGCCAGCACCGGTTCGAGCCGGATCGCCGTCTCCTCGCCGCGCATCCGCAGCACGGCCTGGATGCCGTACAGCGACGCGACCATCGCGAACATGCCGGCCATCGTGGCGAGGAACGCCTGCGTGAGGCCGTGCGCGCCGCCGAGCCGTTCCATGATCTGCTGTGCCTGCGGGCTCGAGCCGACCAGGCCGCCGATGCCGCTGGCGATCGAGCCGAACACCGCGCCGACGACGGCCATCCCGATCGTCCAGCCGAACAGCGGGCCGCGGTGCAGCCGCCAGGCCAGCGCGAGCGGGGACCGCAGGCTCGCGGCCGCCCGCGCCGGGCCCGGCCGCGGCGGCAGGAAACCGACGCCGACGTCGCGGCGGGGCAGCAGCCAATACCCGGCCGCGCTGACCACCAAGGCAAACGCCACCGGCAGCAGCAGCACCCACCAGCGTTCGCCGGCGAACGCGCGGATCTGCTGCACCCAGCCGATCGGCGACAGCCACGACAGCCAGCGAGCGTCCACAGTGGAGTCACCGGCGCCGCGCAGCAGGAACGCCGCGCCGACCACGGCGGTGCCGATCCCGTTGGCCGTGCGGGAGTACTCGGCGAGCTGGACGGCGACGGCGGCGACCGCGGTGAACACCAGCCCGGCCAAGGCGACCGACGCGCCGAAGGCGAGGGAACCAGCCGCGGGCAGACCCGCGCCGATCATCGAGCCGACCTGGATCAGCCCGATCAGCACGCTCGCCGCGCCGGCCACCAGCACCCCGGCGGTCAGCGCCGCGTACCGGCCGACGACCGCGGACGCGAGCAGCTCGGCGCGTCCGGTGTCCTCCTCGGCGCGCGTGTGCCGGGTGACGGTGAAGACCGCCATCAGCCCGATCAGCAGCGCCAGGAACCCGCACATGCGCCAGGCGATGAACCCGCCCGCGCTGGTCAGGTCGAAGGGCGGCCCGTAGAGCAGCGCGTACGACGGGTTGGCGTTCGCGCCCGCCTGCAGCGCGAGGCGGTCGGCGTCGGTCGGGTAGAACTGCGCGAACGTCTTGACGGTGCTCGCCGGGATGACGCTGAGCAGCACGATCCAGATCGGCAGGGTCACGCGGTCGCGGCGCAGCGCGAGCCGCGTCAGGTGCCAGGTGCCGGCGAGTTCGTGCGCCGGCGTGGGTTCGGTTTCGCGGGAGAGGGTCGCGGTCATTTCGCGCTCGCCTCGGTGGTGTAGTGCCGCAGGAACAGCTCTTCCAGCGTCGGCGGCTGGCTGACCAGGCTTCGCACGCCGACCTGGGTCAGCTGGCGCAGCGCCTCGTCGAGCGAGCGGGTTTCGACGTCGAACCGGACGCGGTTGCCGTCGACCTTGAGGTCGTGGATGTTCTCCAGGTTCGCCAGCCCGTTGGGCGGTCCGGCGAGCTCGGCGGTGATCGACGTCCGGGTCAGGTGGCGCAGCTCGGCGAGCGTGCCCGACTCCACGGTGCGGCCGTTGCGGATGATGCTCACCTTGTCGCAGAGCGCTTCGACCTCGGCGAGGATGTGGCTGGAGAGCAGCACTGTGCGGCCCTGCTCGCGCTCCTCCTGGATGGCGTACTGGAACGTCGCCTCCATCAGCGGGTCGAGGCCGGACGTCGGCTCGTCGAGGATCAGCAGGTCGACCCGGGACGCGAGCGCGGCGACGATGGCGACCTTCTGCCGGTTGCCCTTCGAGTACGTCCGCCCCTTCTTCTTCGGGTCGAGGTCGAACCGCTCGAGCAGGTCGGCGCGCCGCTTCTCGTCGAGGCCGCCGCGCAGGCGCCCGAGCAGGTCGATCACCTCGCCGCCGGAGAGGTTGGGCCAGAGGTTGACGTCGCCGGGCACGTAGGCCAGCCGGCGGTGCAGGCTCGCCGCGTCCTTCCAGGGGTCGCCGCCGAGCAACCGGACGTCCCCCGAATCCGCGTGCAGCAGGCCGAGCAGGACCCGGACGGTGGTCGACTTCCCGGCGCCGTTCGGGCCCAGGAATCCGTGTACTTCCCCAGTAGGTACCTGCAGATCGAGGCCGTCCAAGGCCTTGGTCCGGCCGAACGACTTGTGCAAGCCGGAGATCGCGATGGCATTTTCCATGCTTCGGAAGCTACACTGATTTCACGAAGTTGTGAAGTTAAGAAAATGTCTAGACCGAGTGATCTTGACTGGGTGGTGCGAGAGGATGGCCGGATGACGACGCCTGACACGAAGCGAGATGAAGACGCCGTCCGCCGGTACGTCGAAAGCTTGGCCCTGGTGCTCTCGCAGATCGGGATGCAGCGCATGTCCGCGCGGGTGTTCGCGGCCCTGATGACCACCGACGAAGGCCGGTTGACCGCGGCCGACCTGGCCTCGCAGCTGTCGGTCAGCCCCGCGGCCGTCTCCGGCGCCGTGCGCTTCCTGGGGCAGATCGGCCTGGTCGCGAAGGAACGCGAGCCCGGCGAGCGCCGCGACCACTACCGCCTCTTCGACGACCTCTGGTACGCCACGTTCCTCAAGCGCGACCGCATGATCATCATGTGGCGCGACGCGGCCGAGAACGGCATCGACGCGCTGGGCGAGGGCTCGCCCGCCGGCGAACGGCTCGCCGAGATGCGGGACTTCCTGTCGTTCATGCTCGAAGAGCTCAACGGGATGTATGAGCGCTGGCACAAGATGCGCGAAGAGAAGAACCGCGCCAGCTAACGTCGAGGTGTGCTTCTCCTCCTCGCCGCCCAGGCGGTCTACGTCAAGCGGACGACGCCGCGGCTGCCCGGGGCCGCCGGGCCCGGCGACGGCGTCGTCGACGGGGCGGGGGAGCCGGTCCGGCTGGCCGTGCTCGGCGAATCCACAGTGGACGGTGTCGGCGCGGCCACCCACGAAGAGGCGCTGACCGGCTGCCTCGCCCGTGAACTCGCGAAGGGCGGCCGGGCCGTGCGCTGGCAGGCCGTCGGCAAGACCGGCGCCAACGCCCGGACCGTCCGCGCCGAACTGGCGCCGCTCGTGGAGCCCGCCGATCTCGTGGTGATCGCGCTCGGCGTCAACGACACGATCGAGCTGCGCTCCGCCGCGGGCTACCGCCGTGACCTGCTGGCCCTGGTCGTCGACCTGCGACGCCGCCTCGGCCCGGTCGAGGTCGTCCTCGCCGGGGTGCCGCCGATGGCACGCTTCCCCTCGCTGCCGCGGCCGCTGCGGGACGTCCTCGCCGCCCGGTCCACCGCGCTCGACGCCGCGGCCGCCGCCGTGGCGCGCGTCCCCGGCGTGACCCATGTACCCATGGCTCCCGATCTCCTCGACCCCGCGGCCTTCGCGTCGGACCGCTTCCACCCCGGGCCTGCGGGATACGCGCGGTGGGCGCAAACGCTTGCCGGTGCACTCTCGGTGATCAAGTAGCCGCATTCCGTCGAGCTTCGAAAAAACTTCGGCGTTCGTGTATCTGGGGGTCCCCCCACTGCGTCCTGTGGAGCAGCCAAGCACGGAGATCGGATCGCGGCAGGGGGTGCCGGATTCGGAGGAAAACGCGGTGGCCGGGAGCCGAGGGGGCCCCCGGACACCGTCGGCCGGGTGCCCTTCGGGGGAGGGGTCACCCGGCGGGGCCCGTTGGGGAGCGGGCCCGTGAGGGAGGGGAGTACCGGTCGGCGCGAGTCCACCCGCCCGCGTCGGCCGGTACCTCCCCCGCAGCCGTTGACCGCGAGCGTGACCGACGACTAAGAGACTTGATGTATCCGAGATCCACCTGCACGCTCCTTCCCCCCGAAGGACCCGCGATACTGCCGAAGCCGACTCGAAGACGTTTCCGAAGAGGGGCAGATACGGTGACCGACGTGCAAACCGCAGAGGTTGATCCTCCTTGGGAGGGCCTGACCGGCGCCGAGCTGCATGCCGCCTGCATGCACGCGGCGAGAGAAGGCGACCGCCAGGCGATGGCCCGCCTGGTCGACGAGCTCACCCCGCTCGTCTGGCACGTGGCCAGGGCGAACGGCCTCGACCGCTCGGTCGCCGAAGACGTGGTCCAGACCGTGTGGCTGGCCTTGTTCAGCCAGCTCGGGAAGCTGCGTGATCCCAAGGCGCTCGCCGCCTGGTTGATCACCACGACCCGGCGCGAGGCGACCCATCCCCACGGCCGCCGCATCCAGCCCGTCCCGCTGAGCGACGAGGTGGCCGACGCGATGCCCAGCACCCAACCGGCTCCCGAAGACGAAGCCGTCCGCGCCGACCGCGACCGCCGGGTCTGGCGCGCCTTCGTCCGGCTGCCCCACCGCTGTCAGGAGTTGCTCCGGCTGACCGTCCTCGCGGGCCGTGCGGAGTACCAGCTCGTCGCCGAAGCGTTGCGGATGCCGCGCGGCAGCGTCGGACCGACCAGAGGGCGCTGCCTCGACCAGATGCGCGATCTCCTCGCCAGTGAAGGGGGCAGCCGATGAACGACGTCGGGGCACCGGGAGGCACGGCCTCCGCGGACGACGAAATCCTGCTGGCCGACATCGGCCGCTTCCTCGACGAGCTCGATCCGCCGCCGGACGACCTCGTGCAGCGGGTCCAGTTCGCGCTCGCCCTGGAGGACCTCGACGTCGAGGTCGCCCGCTGGGAACGGCTCGACAACCTGGCCGGCGTACGCGGTAGCGGCACCGGGACGATCACCTTCACCGTCAGCGACCTCACCGTGATGATCAACCTGACCAAGATCGGCAAGCAGCACCGCATCGACGGCTGGCTGGTGCCGGCCGGCCAGTACGGCGTCGAGGTGCGCGTCGCCGAGCACGGGACGACGTCCACGACCGCCGACGAAGGCGGGCGGTTCGTGCTCGACAACGTGCCGCGCGGGACCACGCAGATCCTGGTGCACCTGGGTGACGTGACGTGCCGCCGGACCGTCGTGACGCCGACAGTCGTTCTCTAGCCCAGGAAGTCGGCGAGGGGGACGGGTGTGAGCCCGTCCTTCTTCGCCTGCTCGACGAACGCCGTGTAGTCCTCTTTGAACGTCTTCCGGAAGTGCATCAGCACGATGTCGCCCGGCTTGAGCTTGTCGCCGGCCTGGAACTGGACGTGGCCGTCGTTGACCGCGGCCGTCCACAGCACCGCGACGCGCATCCCGCACGCGGCCGCCGCGCGCAGCGTGGTGTGGTCGTAGTTGCCGAACGGCGGCCGGAAGATCGACGGCCGGACGCCGAGGCCCTTCTGGAAGTCGTCGGCGTCGTCGCAGATCTCCTTGCGCTGGAACTCGAACGGCTTGCCCTTGAGGTTCGGGTGGTCGACCGTGTGGTCGCCGAGCGTCGCGCCGGTCGCGTCGAGGATCTGCTTGAAGTAGGCCTCGTGGCCCTTCACGTACTTCTGGTTCAGGAACAGCACCGGGTGCGTGCCGGACTGCTGCATCAGCTTGAGCGCGTCCGGGTCCTTGACCGCGCCGTCGTCCATCGTGAGGAAGACGTACGGCTTGTCGGTGGTGATCTTGCGGACGACCTGGACCTCGCCGTTCGCCACGGCCGGCGCCTTCTGCTGCACGGTGCCGAACGCGTAGGGCCCGGACGGCGTCGAGCCGGGGCCGCCACCGGGCGCCGGGTTCGGCTGGCTGGGCTCGGGCGGCGCCGGCTGGGCGCTCGAACACGCCGTGAGCGCCAACACCGCCGCGGCCACCACCGCTGTCACTCTTCCGTGTCGCCTTTTGCTGAACATCCCCGCGTCCCCCTTTCGAAGGGTAGTCGAGGACTACCCGAAAGGGTGACGTTCAGGTGGGGCGCGAAGTTGCGTCAAACGATCTTGTGTGGCCTGACGCACCCAGGTCAGTGCCCGGTTTCGGCCGCCTTGACCAGCTTCGCCGAGAACAGCCGGATGACGTTCTTGAGCCCGGCGGCCAGGATCGGGCCGCTGCCGCGCACGGGCTCGGTGAACGAGCCGGTCCAGCGCAGGTGCGTGCCGCCGTCGACGGTCGGGGTGAAGAACACCTCGGCCCGGTAGTCCTTGATCGGGTTGTTCCCGAAGAACGTGTAGACGTGGCGGCGGTCCTGCTCGTACTCGACCGTCTCCTCCTTGATCAGCACCGGCCACAGGCCGACCGCGCGGACGGCGCCCACGCCGTTCGGCTCGTCGGTGCCCTGCCGGGCCCAGCTCGCCTGGATGATCAGTGGTTTTCCCCACTCCGCCCAGCGCGGGCCGTCGGCTTCGCGCGCGAACAGCGCCGACGGCGGCGCTGTGCTCGTGCGGTTGACCTCGAAGGAGTACTTGCGGCCCACCGGAACCTCCCACGTTGTTGACAGGTTGATAATTAAGCGTTCCCGGCAGCGTAGGTCAAGATGGGGGCGTGAGCACGCCGCGTCCCGACATCGCCGCGCCGCACTGGCTCGTCCAGCTGCTGCGGAGCAAACCGGTCCCGGTGCCGTGGAACATGGTCGCCCGGGCCGTGCTCGCCCTCGCCGTCCCGCTGGCGGTGGGCTTCGCCGCGGGTGACATCGCCGTC is a window from the Amycolatopsis sp. NBC_00355 genome containing:
- a CDS encoding ABC transporter permease, which encodes MTATLSRETEPTPAHELAGTWHLTRLALRRDRVTLPIWIVLLSVIPASTVKTFAQFYPTDADRLALQAGANANPSYALLYGPPFDLTSAGGFIAWRMCGFLALLIGLMAVFTVTRHTRAEEDTGRAELLASAVVGRYAALTAGVLVAGAASVLIGLIQVGSMIGAGLPAAGSLAFGASVALAGLVFTAVAAVAVQLAEYSRTANGIGTAVVGAAFLLRGAGDSTVDARWLSWLSPIGWVQQIRAFAGERWWVLLLPVAFALVVSAAGYWLLPRRDVGVGFLPPRPGPARAAASLRSPLALAWRLHRGPLFGWTIGMAVVGAVFGSIASGIGGLVGSSPQAQQIMERLGGAHGLTQAFLATMAGMFAMVASLYGIQAVLRMRGEETAIRLEPVLATSVGRLRWAGGHLLFAFFGTALLLLAGGLFLGLANGLRTHDVGGSVGDMLSGMLVQLPATWVVIALAVTLFGLRPAYSAAAWGVGALALLISLFGPIVNLPQGALDVSPFQHPPKLPGQEFVATPLVWLLVVAAVALGAGLAGWRRRDVG
- a CDS encoding ABC transporter ATP-binding protein — encoded protein: MENAIAISGLHKSFGRTKALDGLDLQVPTGEVHGFLGPNGAGKSTTVRVLLGLLHADSGDVRLLGGDPWKDAASLHRRLAYVPGDVNLWPNLSGGEVIDLLGRLRGGLDEKRRADLLERFDLDPKKKGRTYSKGNRQKVAIVAALASRVDLLILDEPTSGLDPLMEATFQYAIQEEREQGRTVLLSSHILAEVEALCDKVSIIRNGRTVESGTLAELRHLTRTSITAELAGPPNGLANLENIHDLKVDGNRVRFDVETRSLDEALRQLTQVGVRSLVSQPPTLEELFLRHYTTEASAK
- a CDS encoding GbsR/MarR family transcriptional regulator encodes the protein MTTPDTKRDEDAVRRYVESLALVLSQIGMQRMSARVFAALMTTDEGRLTAADLASQLSVSPAAVSGAVRFLGQIGLVAKEREPGERRDHYRLFDDLWYATFLKRDRMIIMWRDAAENGIDALGEGSPAGERLAEMRDFLSFMLEELNGMYERWHKMREEKNRAS
- a CDS encoding SGNH/GDSL hydrolase family protein — encoded protein: MLLLLAAQAVYVKRTTPRLPGAAGPGDGVVDGAGEPVRLAVLGESTVDGVGAATHEEALTGCLARELAKGGRAVRWQAVGKTGANARTVRAELAPLVEPADLVVIALGVNDTIELRSAAGYRRDLLALVVDLRRRLGPVEVVLAGVPPMARFPSLPRPLRDVLAARSTALDAAAAAVARVPGVTHVPMAPDLLDPAAFASDRFHPGPAGYARWAQTLAGALSVIK
- a CDS encoding RNA polymerase sigma factor; protein product: MTDVQTAEVDPPWEGLTGAELHAACMHAAREGDRQAMARLVDELTPLVWHVARANGLDRSVAEDVVQTVWLALFSQLGKLRDPKALAAWLITTTRREATHPHGRRIQPVPLSDEVADAMPSTQPAPEDEAVRADRDRRVWRAFVRLPHRCQELLRLTVLAGRAEYQLVAEALRMPRGSVGPTRGRCLDQMRDLLASEGGSR
- a CDS encoding carboxypeptidase regulatory-like domain-containing protein, with the protein product MNDVGAPGGTASADDEILLADIGRFLDELDPPPDDLVQRVQFALALEDLDVEVARWERLDNLAGVRGSGTGTITFTVSDLTVMINLTKIGKQHRIDGWLVPAGQYGVEVRVAEHGTTSTTADEGGRFVLDNVPRGTTQILVHLGDVTCRRTVVTPTVVL
- a CDS encoding polysaccharide deacetylase family protein: MVAAAVLALTACSSAQPAPPEPSQPNPAPGGGPGSTPSGPYAFGTVQQKAPAVANGEVQVVRKITTDKPYVFLTMDDGAVKDPDALKLMQQSGTHPVLFLNQKYVKGHEAYFKQILDATGATLGDHTVDHPNLKGKPFEFQRKEICDDADDFQKGLGVRPSIFRPPFGNYDHTTLRAAAACGMRVAVLWTAAVNDGHVQFQAGDKLKPGDIVLMHFRKTFKEDYTAFVEQAKKDGLTPVPLADFLG
- a CDS encoding SRPBCC family protein — encoded protein: MGRKYSFEVNRTSTAPPSALFAREADGPRWAEWGKPLIIQASWARQGTDEPNGVGAVRAVGLWPVLIKEETVEYEQDRRHVYTFFGNNPIKDYRAEVFFTPTVDGGTHLRWTGSFTEPVRGSGPILAAGLKNVIRLFSAKLVKAAETGH